A stretch of DNA from Arthrobacter globiformis:
GACGCCGCTTTACGCCCGATTGGATAGCCCGTTCAGAATTATCTTCGCCGAAAGAGACTCCCAGGGGCAATGACCGCCGGGAGCCGGCCCGGCGTGCCTCTTTTCAAACTGCAGAAATTAGTCCATTCTTTTGTCACGTCGTATCGGATTCGGCAAGGTCTCAGGTTGAGGAGGCTGGATGCTTCTTCTGCTTCCTGCTCGGTGAATCACCCCGAGCGAACATAATCCGCGCCCGTCGATTGGCCGCCGTCGCACCGTCCCGAGAACCGCACGTCCCGGGATACGCCCGCTGGCAGGGGCGCGGTTCGCCAGCGTTCTGCTGCGGGCCGGGCACGGCACTGACGGCGCGGCGGGGTTGCTGGAAGCCAGAAATCCCCACGGCGAAAGGCCACCGAGATGTCCCAGGTTCATAAACCACCGCTTCACAAATCACCGGCAGGGCCGGGCTCCGCCCTTGTGCTCCTTCTGGCGCTGACCACCGTGACGTCGTGCGCCCCGCAACAAAATACCGCCCCGCAGGCAACCTCCGGTTCCGCCGCACCGACAGCGACGTCGGCCCCGGCCACTTCAACCGGCTCTGCCTCAACCGGTACTGCGGCCACCTCTCCCGGCACGACCGGGACAGCCGGCGCGGATGAGTTGTGCGGTCCGGGTTCCGCGATCAACTTCGATGCCTCCCAGTTCCAGTCTTCCCCCAACGTGGACAACAAGTGGTTCCCGCTGAAGCCGGGCATGCAGTACACCACCACGGGGAACGTCAAGAATGCCGAGGAAACCAAAAAACGCACTGTGGTGCACACGGTGACGGGGCTGACCAAGATGATCGACGGCGTTAAGACCCAGGTCATGTGGGACCGGGACTACGCCGATGGTGAGCTGGTGGAATCCGAACTGGCATTCTTCGCCCAGACCAACAGCGGCACGGTCTGGCTCTTCGGTGAATACCCCGAGGAATACGAAAACGGGAAGTTCACCGGCGCTCCCTCCACCTTCGTCCATAGCCTGGACGAGGCCCAGGCCGGCATCGCCATGCAGGCGGACCCCCAAACCAACACGCCCGGTTACGTCCAGGCCCACGCGCCAAACGTCGACTTCCTGGATTGCGGCCAGGTCTTCAAACTGAACGACCATGTGTGCGTCGCCACGGGTTGCTATGACGACGTGCTGGTGATTGACGAACGGAACCCGCTGGAGCCTGCGGTGGGCCACCAGCGGAAGTTCTACTCGGCCGGAACGGGCCTGGTGAAGGTGACCGCTGTGGGCGGCACCGACCAGGAGACGCTGGAGCTCACCAGGATCGAGCAGCTCACCGACGCCAAGCTGAAGGAGGTCAACCAGGAGGCCCTCAAGCTGGACACGCATGCCTACCAGGTCAGCAAGAACGTCTATGCCAAGACGGACCAGGCTGAGGTTGCCACTGAAACGTCTGGGCCTGCCAGCAGCAGCCCGGCTACCAGCGACAGCCCAACGGCTCAGCCCGGCTACTAGTCAGTGCGAGCGTCCAATAACGGAAAGGTGCCCGGAGCGGACGCTCCGGGCACCTCCCTTTGGCACATGAACAGGTCTATTCTGATGCCATGATCCAGCTACCAGCCAGCTACGAGGAATATCTCGTTGGCAAGGACCCGAGCTTCGTTGACATGGTCCGTCCGGTCCTTCTCCAGTCGGCAGCGGACCAGCTGCATGGCGTCCGTGTGCTCTTTGTTCCGCGGGGACACCAGGCACACCTCGACGACACGATTCCCTACGGGACGATCGTCGAAGACATCGACTGAAGCCTGGCTCTCAAGCAGGCCCAGCCCTCAGGCATGTCTAGCCCTCAAGGAGCAGCCGCTGGGCCCGGGGCGCAAGGGTGTGTTCTAGGACCAGGCAGGCAGCACCCACGGCTCCCACGTCCTCCCCCACGCCTGTGCCCACCACTTCGACGGCGTGGATGTTGCCGGTGTCGCTGCTTTGCTGGATCAGGCCGGGGATCTTCTCCAGGTAGCGTCCGGACAGCAGCGGCCAGAAGGGGCCACCGAACACCACCCGGTCCACGTCCAGGGTGTTGGCCACCGCTGACGCCGCCCGGGCCACGAGTTCGGCTGACTTGTCGATGATGGCGGCCGCTTGGCTGTTGCCGGCGTCGGCGGCTTCGCAGAGCATGGCGAACCGTTCCTGGACGGCAGAGCCGCTGGTGGCGGTGCCGGGCTCATCCAGTATGCCGGCGGCCTGGGCCTGCGCGACCAGGACCTGCGGAATACAGGTGGACTTGACGCAGCCGCGCAGCCCGCAGTCGCAGGGGGCTCCATCCGGATCAACGATGATGTGGCCGATCTCGCCGGCGTTGCCCGATGTGCCGCGGACAACCTCGTCGTTGAGGACGATGCCGCAGCCGATGCCGGTGCCCATGTACATGAAAACAAAGCTGCCGGCGCCGCTGGCCCCGCCGGCCCAGGTTTCGGCGACCGCAGCACTGGTGACGTCCTTGTCCATAAGTACGGACAGGCCCGTTGCCTCGGCCAGCGCATCCCGGAGCGGCACACTGTCCCAGCCATCAAGGAGCGGCGGCTCCACCACCCGTCCGTTGTCGTGGTCGATGGGGCCTGGCGCCGCCACGCCCAGTCCTGCAATCTTGGCCCGGTCCACGCCCGAGGCCTCGATCAGCTTGTCGATTTCGGTGGCGATGGCGGTAATGACTGCCTCGGGCTGGGAACTGTCCGGCGTTTTCAGGCTCGAATGCTGGACCACTGCGCCCAGCAGATCCAGGACAACGAACGTTGCCACAGCAGGGTCCAGGTGCACACCCACCGCGTACATGCCGGCGGGATTCAGGCGCAGGATGGTCCGTGGCTTGCCGGGTCCGCTGCCCTCTTTGCCGGCCTCAACGATGAGATGCTGGTCCAGCAGCCGCCGGGAGATGTTCGAAATGGTTTGCGGGGACAGGCCCACGATTTGGGCCAGTTCCACGCGGCTGAGCCCTCCGGCGGCACGGCGGATGGCATCAAGGATGACAGTCAGGTTGAAGTCGCCCATCCGGGGCAGGTTGGTTCCGCGCCTCGGTGAGGGCTGGCGGATCTCGGTCAAGGATTCCCCTATCATCTGCTGTTGGCCACTATCAATGTCTGAATCGTACGTTACGCCCCGGGTAACGGGTACGCCCACGCGCCGGGCGGCGCAGGGCGGTTCGATGACGGCCGGCGGCGCTCAACCGGCGGCTCGACTGACACTGGCGGCCACCGTGAATTTGGGGTTCCGGCCCTTCACCGTGGTGGGCCCAACCAGCCGCTCCAGGGCCGGCACATAGCGCAGGTGGCTGTTGAAAACCGTCCAGAGCTGGCCTCCGGGCGCCAGCACCCGGCCCGCTGCCTCGAACAGCTTCAGCCCCGCTCCGGCGTGGACACTGGAGCCGAGGTGGAACGGCGGGTTGAGGAGGATCAGGTCCGCGCTTCCGGCAGGAAGGGTGCTCATTGCGTCATCCTGGACGGCCGTGATGCTGGCGGCCAGGCCGTTGGCCCGGGCAGTTGCCCCTGCCGACGCCACTGCGGCCGCGGACCGGTCCGTGGCCAGGACCTCGGCTCCGGGGTTCCGGCGGGCGTACATGGCTGCCAGGATCCCGGTGCCGCAACCCAGGTCCACGGCCCTCGCGACGGCAGGGATCTCCGGCAGGAACGTCAGCAGGAACCGGGTTCCAATGTCCAGACGGGTGCCCGCGAAAACGGCCCCGTGCGCGCAGATGTCCAGATCGAGTTCGGCGTTGTGTTCCGTCACGGGATAGGGCGGAGTTCCCTCCGCACGCAACAGGTCCGAGGCAATGAGAAGCCGTGATTTTTGCCGGGCGAGCTGCGGCTGGACAGTGCCGAAGTACTTTCCCAGCACCGCATTCATGCCGAGGGACATGTGCTTTACCCGGCCACCGGATAGCAAAACAGCACCGGCAGGCGCGTGCCGGGCAACGGCGTCGGAAACCTCTTCCAGTTCAGCGAGCGTCTTGGGAAGCTGCAGCAGCACCAGGTCCGCGCCGGACAGCAGTTCGGCGCCGAGCGGCAGCTGGGTAAATCCTGCCGCTATTCCCAGGGCCGCCGCATTGTTGCGCAGCGCCCGCTCCCCCGTCACCAGGTCCTGGTGGACCCTGACCTCGGCCGGCACCGGGCCGGCACCGCCGGCCAGCAGCCCGAGCGTGAGCGCCCCGTAGTTGTCCCCGATGACGGCAACCGTGCTGTCCGGGGTGAGCAGATCCGAGGCGGCGTCCAGCAGGAGGGAGTCGGTGGCGTCCCACGCCTGAAGGTTGGCGGCCTCGACATCCGGGTGCCTTCGAAGCGAGCCCAGGACCTGCCCAAGACCATTGCCTGTCACGTGTTGCCGCCGCCTCTTCCTTGCTTGCTGCCAGGGCGGAAAACCGCCTGTGCAAAATTCACCTGTGCAAATCTACCGTGGATCCGCCGCGGCTGCGGGGGCCGCCAGGAGTTTGAGGATTTCCGTCACCGCTGCCCTGCCGGCGCGGTTTGCGCCGATGGTGGACGACGACGGGCCGTAGCCCACCAGGTGCACCCGGGGTTCCGCCGCCACCTGCGTTCCTTCCATGGCAATCCCGCCGCCTGGTCCCCGTAGGTGCAGCGGTGCCAGATGCTCCAGCTCGGCGCGGAAACCCGTGGCCCACAGAATCACGTCCGCCGCGAGGAACCCGCCGTCCGCCAACCGGACGCCGCCCGGTTCTATCGCGGTGAACATCGGCCGCCGGTCCAGCACGCCGCGCGCGGCTGCCGCCCGCAGGGCCGGAGTCCAGATGAGTCCGGTGGCAGCCACGACGCTTTGCGGCGGCAGCCCCTGCCGTACCCGGTCTTCCACCAGTGCGACGGCGTCGTGCCCGGCCTGCCGGTCGAACCCGTCCCGCCACACGGGCTCGCGGCGCGTGAACCAGCTTGTCGAGGTGACCTTGGAGATTTCGTCCAGCAGACCGACGGCGGAAATCCCGCCGCCAACAACGATGACGTGCAGGCCCCGGAACTCCTCGGCGGACACATAGTCGGCCACATGCAACTGACGGCCGCCGAACGTGAACTGACCCGGGTAGATCGGCCAGAAGGGCCTCGTCCACGTTCCAGTGGCGTTGATGACTGCCCGCGCCGCCCAACCGCCGTCGGACGTGGTGATCCTGAGCCGCCCGGCCGGATCAGCGTCTTCGCGTTCGACGGCGAGCACCTTGACGGGCCGCTCGACGGCCAGACCGACCTCCTGTTCGTAGGCGGCGAAGTAGCGGCTGAGGAAAGCGGAACTCGGTTCCGCCGGGTCGACGTCCGGTTGCGGTAGTCCGGGAAGGTCGCTGATGCCGTTGACCGTGGCCATAAGCAGGCTCTTCCAGCGGTGCCGCCAGGCTCCGCCCGGCCCGTCCTCCGCGTCCAGCACCGCGTAGGTCCGCCCTGGACCGGCAGCCGACGCCGGATCCCCCGGCCGTTCTGCGGCCACGGCGGGCGTGAAACCGCGGCGGGCCAGGTGGAAAGCGGCGGAAAGGCCGGCCTGCCCTGCACCGATGACCACAACGTCGGCGTTCCGGGTGGCCCTGCCGCTCCCCGGCTCGTTGATCCGCTCCACGTCTTCATCCTAGGCGCCGTCCCGACCCGGGCTGCCGCCCGTCGTCGGCACGCGAAGGGTCCTCCTGGACACCAAGGTGCAGGAGGACCCTTTTGAACTGTCGGTCGGTAATCCCGTTTCTCAGTCGTCGCTGCCGTGGCCGCCGCTTCCGCTGCTGTCGTCGCCGGGCTCTGCGGCGTTGTGGTCCCCGCCCTTGTCGTCGCCGGGCTCGGGCGTCGTCCGCAGCCCGCCGTGGTCGTCGCCGGGTTCCGCCACCCGGGGGGCCTGGTCTGAACGGAGACCGCCCTTGTCATCGCCGGGCTCCGGGATGGTCCGAAGGCCGCCCTTGTCGTCACCCGGTTCTATGGAGAGGGAACCGCTGCCGACGAAATTCTCGGCCGCCGCCGCCGCGGCTCCGCCGTTGTCATCACCGGGGTCCGCGGCGGTCCGAAGACCACCCTTGTCGTCGCCCGGTTCAGCCGGCTTGGACGCCTTCTTGGCCGCTGATGCCTTCCTGTGGTCAGCTTGCGTGTCATCACTGGCCTTCGCGGTTGCCGTGGCGGAGCTGACGGCGGGGACCGGGGTTCTGGTGGCAGTGTCGTCCGTTACGGGGACGCTCCTGGTGTCGTCACTGGTACCCGGGCCGGTGTTGCTCAGCGACTGGGTGGTGGCGAAGGCGGCACCTCCGGTGAGGAGAATGCCGGCTACGGATAGTGCGAGGGCTGCTCGTGTCTTCATGGCCTACAGTAGGAATTCGCTGTCGAGGATAGGTGCAGAGGAAATCCAAGACTTGTCCAAGATTGCCCTCGCGGTTTCCGTTCAGTCGTCGGCGCCGTGGCCGCCGCTGTCATCGCCGGGCTCCGGTGCCTTCCGCAAGCCGCCCTTGT
This window harbors:
- a CDS encoding ROK family transcriptional regulator, translating into MTEIRQPSPRRGTNLPRMGDFNLTVILDAIRRAAGGLSRVELAQIVGLSPQTISNISRRLLDQHLIVEAGKEGSGPGKPRTILRLNPAGMYAVGVHLDPAVATFVVLDLLGAVVQHSSLKTPDSSQPEAVITAIATEIDKLIEASGVDRAKIAGLGVAAPGPIDHDNGRVVEPPLLDGWDSVPLRDALAEATGLSVLMDKDVTSAAVAETWAGGASGAGSFVFMYMGTGIGCGIVLNDEVVRGTSGNAGEIGHIIVDPDGAPCDCGLRGCVKSTCIPQVLVAQAQAAGILDEPGTATSGSAVQERFAMLCEAADAGNSQAAAIIDKSAELVARAASAVANTLDVDRVVFGGPFWPLLSGRYLEKIPGLIQQSSDTGNIHAVEVVGTGVGEDVGAVGAACLVLEHTLAPRAQRLLLEG
- a CDS encoding class I SAM-dependent methyltransferase codes for the protein MTGNGLGQVLGSLRRHPDVEAANLQAWDATDSLLLDAASDLLTPDSTVAVIGDNYGALTLGLLAGGAGPVPAEVRVHQDLVTGERALRNNAAALGIAAGFTQLPLGAELLSGADLVLLQLPKTLAELEEVSDAVARHAPAGAVLLSGGRVKHMSLGMNAVLGKYFGTVQPQLARQKSRLLIASDLLRAEGTPPYPVTEHNAELDLDICAHGAVFAGTRLDIGTRFLLTFLPEIPAVARAVDLGCGTGILAAMYARRNPGAEVLATDRSAAAVASAGATARANGLAASITAVQDDAMSTLPAGSADLILLNPPFHLGSSVHAGAGLKLFEAAGRVLAPGGQLWTVFNSHLRYVPALERLVGPTTVKGRNPKFTVAASVSRAAG
- a CDS encoding NAD(P)-binding domain-containing protein; translation: MERINEPGSGRATRNADVVVIGAGQAGLSAAFHLARRGFTPAVAAERPGDPASAAGPGRTYAVLDAEDGPGGAWRHRWKSLLMATVNGISDLPGLPQPDVDPAEPSSAFLSRYFAAYEQEVGLAVERPVKVLAVEREDADPAGRLRITTSDGGWAARAVINATGTWTRPFWPIYPGQFTFGGRQLHVADYVSAEEFRGLHVIVVGGGISAVGLLDEISKVTSTSWFTRREPVWRDGFDRQAGHDAVALVEDRVRQGLPPQSVVAATGLIWTPALRAAAARGVLDRRPMFTAIEPGGVRLADGGFLAADVILWATGFRAELEHLAPLHLRGPGGGIAMEGTQVAAEPRVHLVGYGPSSSTIGANRAGRAAVTEILKLLAAPAAAADPR